The Flavobacteriales bacterium genome contains the following window.
CGCGCGAGAACGCGTCGTCGTCGATGATGATCGCGCGCACCAAGGCGGTCATGTGAGCGTGGTTTGAACGAGTTCGACGAGCGCTTGCGCATTCGGCTTCCACTGCGGGTCTTTGTCGCGCAGCAGTCGCGCGGTGGGTTCATCGAAGGTGGCGCGGTCCCGCTCGATGAGCTGCGGGCGCAGGGCGTGCACGATGTTGCGGACCTCGATCGCGTCATCCTGTGCCAATGCCGTGCGCAAAGCCTTCAAGCGCTGTGGCACGAGCCAGTGGTAGAGGGCAACGTTCGGGTCGTGCACGTCGAAGCCGATACCGGCTGGTGCACCGCTATCGCCTGTGACCTGGCCAATGGCGCGCAGCAGTTCATCGGCTTTGAAGGGCTTGGGCACGCATGCGTCCATGCCCGCGTCGAGGCATCGGCTCAGATCGCTCGGCAGCACGCTTGCGGTGAGCGCGATAATGGGCACCCGGGCCGCATCACCGTTGATCGCGCGGATCCGTCGCGTGGCCGTCATCCCGTCCATGACGGGCATTTGCACATCCATCAGCACCAGCGCGATGTCGTGGTCGGTGTCTGCGACCATGTGGTCAAGGGCTTCCTGCCCGGTGCGCACCACCACCGTTTGAGCGGCGGGGTAGTAACGCCGTAGGGTTTCGGTGGTCACCAAGGCGTTCATGTCGTTGTCCTCGGCCACAAGGATCGTGCGACTTGCCAGGGATCCATTGCCCGTGGATACTGCCCGTTGCGATGCGATCGCTGGCGCAGGTGAGCCCACCAATGGCAGGTCCACGGTGAAGGTGGTGCCTTGCCCATGGGCGCTGTGCACGTGGATGTTGCCTTTGTGCAGGTCCACGAGTTCTTTCACAATGGACAAGCCCAGACCTGTGCCACCATACTTGCGCTGGTCGTTCACGTCCACTTGCGTGAAGCGGTCGAAGATGTCCGGCAGTTTTTCCTTCGGTATGCCGATGCCGTTGTCGCGCACGGTGAAGCGGATCCCAGCGGCCCCCATCCTCACCCCGACTCCCACCGTGCCGCCTTGCGTGAATTTGAGCGCGTTGCCAGCGAGGTTGAGCAGTACTTGGAGCACTCGTGCGCTATCGCCCATCACCCATTGCGGCACATCCCAGGCAACGTTCGTGGTGAACGTGTTGCCTTGCTCTTCAGCGCGGTGCTGGAGGATCTCCGCGCAAAGCCGCACCGTGCGGTGGAGGTCGAAGGGTTCCTTCACCAGTTGCAAGCGACCGGCTTCGATGCGGCTCAGGTCGAGCACGTCATTGATCACCACCAACAAGTTGTCGCCAGCCTCGCGGATGTTCGTGAGGTAGCGCGTGGTGCGTTCATCGCGGTGCTCATGCAGCAACAGGCCGGTGAAGCCCATGATGGCGTTGAGCGGTGTGCGGATCTCGTGGCTCACGTTCGCCAGGAAGCGGTCCTTCGCCCGTTCGCTCTCTTCGGCGCGGTCCTTCTGCCGCAGCACTTCGGCGTTCACGCGTTCCAGTTCTTCCGCGGCGCGGCGCTTCGATCGGAAGCGGGCGATGAACAGCACGAGCAGAACGCCAAGCAACGCGGCACCGCCGAGGTAGGCGAACTTCAAGGTGCGTTGGTGTTCCGTTTCAGCACGGGCAGCAGTCTCCAGCAATCGCGAGGCCTCCAACGCCTTCTCCTTTTTCTCCGTCTCGAAGCGCGTGGTCATTTCGTTCAATTGACGGTCGCGCTCTTCGGTGTTGGACTGCTCCAGCGCGTGCACGTAGCGTTTGTACCACGCAAGCGCCGCGCTCGCATCCCCTTGTCCTTCCTTGGCGGTGGCCACGGCCAGCATGGCGTAGATCCGGTCGCTCACCAGCCCCAGGCTGTCGGCGATGTGCAGAGCGTGCCGTGCTGCGGTATCGGCCTCTTTCGCCCGATCGGCCTTGGAATAGAGGTTGGCCAGGTTGATGGCCGCATGTGCCGATTCGGCCGCGCGCTTGAGCCGTACCAGTAGGTTGTACGAGAGCTCGGCACGTTCCACGGCTGCGGGCAGGTCACCCTTTGATGCAAGGATCTTGGACACGTTGTAATGCACGTAGGCCACGGTGAGCGAATCGCCGATGGCAAGACTGTATTTCACGGACCTGTCGTGGCTGGCCAGAGCCTCTTCGAGGCGCCCGGTACCCGAGTAGGCGTTCGCGATCGCCACGTGCTCCTTGGCAAGACGGGTCGTGTCGTGCGCGGCGCTGTCAAGGGCGATCGCTTCCTGGTAGTACGGCAACGCCTCTTTGTACCGCTGCATGTTCGCGTACACCGACCCGATCGCATAGAGCCTCGTGGAGCGCTGCTGCTGGGTGGGGCACTTCTCCTCGGTCTTCAGCACGCGCAGGAAGATCTCCAACGCCTGTGCTTCCTGTTGCAGCATCTGGTGGTTGAGCCCCACGTTGTACCACATGCCCGCCGCGCCGCAGGGGTCTTTCAAACGGTCATACAAGGCGATGCTGCGTTCGTATGCCGCTTGCGCCGAATCGAAAGCGCTCTTGCGCGTGAGGCAGTAGCCGATGTAGCCGTGCGATTGTGCTTCACCTTCGGGAAAGCCGATGCGCTGTGCAAGTGCCAGCGCGCGTCGGCCATATCCCAATCCCTTGTCAGGGTCCAGGTCGGAATACTTGAAGCAGAGCTTGTTGAGCCCCACCACACGCGCGCTATCGGTGCCCAGCGTGTCCGGTACGGTGTCCTGCGCGGATGCCGGGCGGACGACGAACAGAAGAAGGAATGGGAGCGCGTTTCGCACGTTGCCAAAGTATCGGCCTTCCCCGGTCAATGCCATGCCACCGGATCATCGTGCGACCGTTCGCTCACCGGCCACCCACCGGGGAACGGAAGTTGGGCGTGCACCGTTCGGGTATCGAAGTGCCGCAGGATAAACGGGACTGGACGCGGGGGACAGCCACGCGTTCAACTTGCAAAAACATTCAACGATGCCCGCCTCATCCTTTCGTCATCTGTTGATCCTTATCGCCCTGGCGAGCCCCTTTCGCGCGTTGGCCCAGGGCGGTGTAGGCATCAACAACCCGGCGCCGCATGCCAGCGCGCTCCTCGACCTGACGAGCTCGGCCAAAGGGCTGCTGACGCCCCGCATGACCACGGCCCAGCGCACGGCCATCGCCGGTCCGGCCACCGGTCTGCTGGTGTTCGACACCACCGTCGGCAACTTCTTCTATTTCAATGGCACGGCCTGGGTCATGCTCACGAGCGGCCCAGCGGGCTGGTCCTTGAACGGCAACATGGGCACGAGCCCAGTGCTCAACTACATCGGCACCAACGACCTCACGCCGCTGGCCTTCCGCATTGGTCTGGTGAACGCGGGACGGCTCGACTTCGCGAACACGTGGATGGGCTGGCAGAGCGGGAACGCGATGACCGTGGGAACGCAGAACAGCTTCTACGGCGTCAATAGTGGCGCAGCGAATACGGCCGGATCGAGCAATACGTTCATCGGGCACAGTGCGGGCGCGGCCACGACCAGCGGCACCGAGAACACGTTCGTCGGCGCCACTGCGGGTCAGTCCAACTTCGTTGGCTTCAACAACACCTTCCTGGGATCGGGCGCAGGGCGCAACACCTTCAATGGCGCGAACAACACCCTGGTGGGGCGCAATGCGGGTTTCGCGAATACCAGCGGGGCCACGAACACCTTCATCGGCAACAGTGCAGGAGCGGCCAATGTGAACGGGAACGCCAACACCGTGGTGGGGTCCGGGGCCATGACCGCGAACACCTCCGGTTCGTCCAATACCATGTTGGGTGCGGCGGCGGGGCAGTCGAACACGACCGCCTCGAACAACGTCTTCATCGGCAGCCAGAGCGGTCAACAGAACACGACCGGCTCCGTGAACACCTTCGTGGGGACCTCGTCCGGTGCGTTCAACACAACGGGCACGGACAACACCTTCATCGGGACATCTGCGGGCATCACCAACGTCGATGGGTTGCGCAACACCTTCATCGGACGGAGCGCCGGAAGGCTGAACGTCTCTGGTGGCGACAATGTCTACATCGGTGTGAACACCGGTTACAACAGCACGGGTGACCGCAACACGTTCGTGGGTCGTAGTGCCGGGGTGAACAGCACGGGCTCCGACAATACGCTGATCGGCTACAATTCGGCTGCGGTCCTGAGCACAGGTACGGGGAATACGACCCTTGGGCAGCAGGCGGCCTGGGGCCTGAGCACGGGTTCCGACAACGTGTGCATCGGGATGAGCGCAGGCTACAACACCGGTGCCGGTGTGGACAATGTGATGGTGGGCCGAAGCGCGGGCACGAGCAACACCGGTTCGCGGAACACCTATATCGGCCGCAGCAGCGGAGGCAGTCCTGCGCTCACCAATGCCACGGCGATCGGCTACTTCGCGCAGGTCACCATGGACAACAGCCTGGTGCTCGGCGCTACAGGCGTGAACGCGGTCAACGTGGGCATCGGGACCACCGCGCCGCAGTATGGCCTGCATGTGCTCCGGGCGGCACCGGCTTCAGCCACCCTCGGTCTCCGCAACACGGATGATTCAGGGGTGAGCGGTGCCCACTACTTCGGCGCGGCGGGCACCCTTTGCGGAGTGACCGGATGGGCCAACCTGGGCAACAGCTACACCCCGAACACCCTGGTGCATGGTACGCTCAACAATGCATCAGCCACCTTCATCACCAATGGCAGCGAGCGCATGCGCATCGATCAGACCGGCCAGGTCGGTATCGGCACGAACGCTCCCGCGAGCACCCTTGAGGTGAACGGATATACCATGCTCGGCAGCAACGCACCGGCGGTGAAGATGCTCGAGCTGAGCGGCACCACGGCGGCCGCGCAGAACTCAAGCACGATCATCCCGTACGGAGCCGGCGTCTCCCGTGTCATCGCGGTGAATGTCCTGGTGGAATGGTCTCCCGGTGTGTGGATCCCGGCGGGCTACACCCTTGGATTCGGCACGCACTACCAGTATACCGTGATGGCCGCAGGCGTCAACGTGATCAACGTGGCCGCGCAATCCGCATCCATCCTGAGCAAGCCGATCAAGATCCTGGTGATCTACGCCCCATGAGATCATGGGCGGCCATAACAGCGGCGGTTCTCGCCTGCTCCTGCCATGCGCAGTTGCTCACCGATGCGGGTGCAGCCATCACCATCACGGCAGGCACGCAGCTGACCGTGAAGGGCGATGTGCTCGCGACCACGGGTGCCACCGTGGCGAACGCAGGCAACATCGACCTCAGTGGCAACCTCACGAACAACAGCGGCGGACAGCTCTTCGCGCCGGTGGCCGGAACGGTGATCATGAACGGTGCAACGCAGACCATCGACGGGACTTCCGTTGCCGCCTTCGATGGCCTCGACCTGCAATGCGCCTCACTCGGCCTGCAGCAGGATGTGGTGGTCGGTGGCACCTATCCCGCGCCCGCTGGTGTGCTGCAATTGCGCGATGCCGTTGTGCAACTGAACACGCACCGCATCACCGTGAGCAACGGCGCCTCCACGGCCATCACCCGCCTGAACGGGCAAATGGTGAGCGAGAGCGATCCGTTGACCGGTTACGGCGAGGTGGAATGGCACATCGGCGCGAACACCGGGAACTACAAGGTGCCGTTCGGTAACGGCAGCGCGTACTTGCCGGTGGTGCTGGCTATTTCATCGGCGGGTACCGGGCCGGGCACGTTCATCTTCGCCACCTATCCCACGGATCCGTTCGGCGCACCCAACAACCGGCCGTTGCCAACGGGCATGACCGTCTTCACGGACCTGGCGGGCAACGAGAACGCGCACAACGTGGTGGACCGCTTCTGGCCGATCACCACCAATGGTTACACGACAGCGCCCACCGCCATCCTCAACTTCAACTACCAGGACAGCGAGTGGAACAGCGGCACCAACACCATCGTGGAAGCCGCGCTGCAGGCGCAGCACTTCAACGGTTCCGTGTGGTCGCAACCGCCGAACGGCATCGTCAACACCGTGCAGAACGTGGTGATCACGGCCAGCACCAGCAGCTTCGACTTCGTATGGGCGTTGGTGCAGAGCTCAACGCCGTTGCCGGTTGAACTGCTCCACTTCGATGCACGGCCGGAGGAAGCGGAAGTGTTGTGCACGTGGGCCACGGCCACCGAAACGAACAATGACTTCTTCACCGTGGAGCGGAGTGCGGACGGGGAGACGTTCTCCGACATCGGCGAGGTGGACGGTGCGGGCCAGTCGCAGACAACCCTGGCGTATGCGTTCAGCGATGATGCACCGCTGGACGGGCTCTCGTACTACCGTCTTCGCCAAACGGACTTCGACGGCACGGAGACATGGTCGCAGGCGGTGGCCGTGTGGCGCGGTGCACCTGCGAGCGAACTCGTGCTCTATCCCAACCCGTGCGGGGATGAGCTCTTTTTTGCGGGTGGTTCGCTACCGGAGGAACGAGCATCAATCCTCGACGCGACCGGTCGTGTAGTGGTTGATCGTGCCACGCTCGCTGGTGCGCGCATCGATGTGTCCACGCTCCTGTCGGGCAGCTACATCGTGCAGCTTTCGACAGAGGGTGGACGTCGCTCAGCGCGGTTCTTGAAGCGTTGAGGCCCGCTCTGCCGTCGGGGCTGCATTGTGCGTGTGCCGTCGAGGCGCTTGTGCCGGACTACATTGCGGGCACAACCGATGAACAACACCGAACAACTCTTCGTGCGCATGGCGCTCGATGCCTGGAACCGGGAGATCAAGGCCACCGATGTACTGCTGGCGAAGCTCAGCGATGAGCAGTTGATGCGCGAAGTCGTTCCCGGCCGCAATCGGGGCATTTACCTACTTGGACATCTAGCAGCCGAACACGACCAGATGATGCCCTTGCTGCGGTTCCGCGAAGCAATGCATCCGGAACTCCACAAGCCCTTCATCAACGAACCCGACAAGGCCGTGGCCGACCTGCCTCCGCTGTCGTTGTTGCGAGGGCACTGGAAGGAAGTGAACAGCACGTTGATGGACCACATCAAACAACTGCCTGCAGGGGAATGGTCCACGCGGCACGCGAACATCACCGAGGAGGACTTCCCCAAGGAACCGCACCGCAACCGGTTGAACGTGCTGCTGAGCCGCACCAGCCACTTGGCGTACCACCGCGGACAGCTGATGCTGTTGAGCGGCAAATGACCGTCGCAGCATGAGCACCTCGTTCAAGCCGGACGGCTACAACTCCGTCTCGCCGTACTTCATCGTTCCCGATGCAAAGCGTTTCGTTGAACTGATGAAAGCCCTGTTCAACGCGAAGGAATTGCGGAGCTATGACATGCCCGACGGCACCATCATGCACGCCGAGATGATGCTGGTTGACTCGGTGATCATGTTGGGGCAGGCATCGGAGAAGTTCCCTGCCGTGCCCATCGTGATGCATGTGTACGTGCCCGATGTCGATGCCGCTTACGCGAAGGCCCTGGCCTTGGGATGCGAAGCGGTGGAAGCTCCGAAGCAGCGCGAAAGCGATCCTGATCGGCGCGCATCCTTCAAGGACTACGCGGGGAATTGGTGGAGCGTCGGCACGCAGTTGTAGGGTGTCGCATACATTTCCCCGAACCTTCCCCATGGCTGCCGGTCCATATCACTGGTTCCTCAATACCCTCGTTCGTGTGCATGTCGCTTGCGATGAGGGTTCGGACCGCATCTCCTACATCGAGCATCATGTGTGCCAGGGCGAGTCGCCGCCGCTGCACATCCACGAACGAGAGGACGAGATCTTCCACTTGATCGAGGGCAACTTCACCTTCCGGCAAGGCGATACCGACGTGAGGAAAGGACCGGGCGATGTGATCTTCGTTCCCAAGGGCACGCCGCACACGTTCCGTTGCGATTCCGCGACCGGGCACTTCTTCAGCATCACCACAGGGCGCGACTTCGAGCTCTTCCTGCGCGCCATGTGGCGGCCGGCAGAGCGCGCCGAGCTGCCCACGCCCGTCGCGCCATCGCCTGCCGACATTGAAGCGTTGGGCAGGGCAGCAGCAGAGCATCACATGCCGGTGGTCGGTCCTCCGCTCTAAAGACACTAACGCCTGCTAGCTCAGGCCTCCCGACAAGTCGGACGAAGCCCCGCCGTCGCTGTTCGATCGTGCCCTCACTTCCTCGCCGGATCCCCGGAGCCGCCCATCATGCCGAGTTGCTCCATCATTTTCATCTCCTCCATGTAGCCCCAGTGCTCCACGATCTTCCCGTTCTCGAAGCGGAGGATGTCCACACAGTTCACGTCGACGGACGCATTGGTGGCAGGCATGCCTTCGCCCATGGAGCCGGTGTTCTTCCCCGTCCAGCGGTAATGCGCGATCACGCGGTCGCCCTCGGCCGTCAGGTGCTGGTCCTCCGCCTTGTTGTCGGTGAAGGCCGCGTTGGACATGGCGATCATGTCCTTCAGCTTCTGGATGCCGGAGGAAGTGACGCCCGGGATGGTCATGTGGGTCGTGAAGTTCTGGGCCATGATCCCGTCGAGGCCATCGGTCTTTCCGGTCCACCAGGCATCGAGGAAACTCTGGGCGCCTTGTTTCATTTGGTCCGTGGCCGCTTTGTTGGCACTGTCGGCCGCGTGCAAGGCGGCGTGGTCGGCCATCATTTTGTCGTGCTCCGGGTGGGAGCCACCGCCGCAAGCTGCGAGGAGCGCCAGCGGAAAAACGAGGAGAAGGTGTTTGGTCATGGGGTTGAGGATGGTGAGTGTGGCCCGAAGCTATTCACCCTGTCCGATCGCTGGCGGTGCCGTCACGCGGCGTAGAGCAGTGATCGCGTTCGAGGTGGCTTTGCCAATGAATTGTTCCGTGAAAGTACCGTCACAACCACTGTGAAGCACCCATCACCAAGAAGAAGGATCGAAGTCGATGCGCACGTCAGCAATGACGGTTCTCACCCGTCTTCTGTAGAGAAACCAGCGCGATGGCCTCGCATGCTAACCAACGTTCTATTGCGCTCAGCTTCTTGACGCGGTTGCTTGGCACCCTGAACCAACAGCCCCATGAAACGACTCTCCACTGTTCTATTGCTGGCTGCAAGCGTCGCATCACCTGCGGTCGCGCAGACACCGGAACCCGCCCAGATCTTCGGCACCAACGGCTGTGCGGATATCGCCTTGCCCATCACATCCCAAGCGGCCTTCAAGAGCCACGCTTTGCAAGCCGACGGCAAGCTCTTGCTCGCAGGCTGGGGTGGAAATGGCTTTCCCTACTACGCGCTCATGGCCAGGGTCGACACCGCATGCGGTGCGCTCGACCCCACCTTCGGGCAGAACGGCGTGCTCGCGCATCACTTCGAGCAACGCACCATCTGCAGCAGCATCGCGGTGCAGGCCGATGGCAGGATCGTGGGCGGCGGTTTGATCGCGGCCAGCAACGCGGGCTCCGGCCAGTTCCCCGGAGTTTGGCGCTACAACGCGGACGGATCGGTGGACAACACCTTCAACGGGACAGGCTACAACAACACTGGCTTCTCCACGGGCTCGGCCACGGGCAAAGCGGAAGAGGTCTTCATCGATGCGGATGGCCGCATACTCGCCGCCATCATCGGCAATGCGCAACTGGGTGTGTTCCGCTATACGACCGACGGAGTTCTTGATCCCAGCTACTCAGCGGACGGTCGCGCGGAGATGCCCGTTGGTTACACCCCGTTCAACGAGGACCTTGGCGCGGTGATGGACCCCGACGGATCCGTGACCATCGCCGGTCTCGTTGGTACGAGCCCATTCGATCCGTACTTCATGGCGCTCGCTCGTTTCCTTCCCGATGGCGATCCCGATCCGGCTTTCGGTACCAACGGCCTTGCGCTGCATCCGACCATATCAACCAGCCATCTCGGCGGCCCCGATGGTTTCAAGGATTGGAGCATGGTGCGCCGCCCCGGTGGCGGATTCCTCGTGGGCTATGGCGCGCACGACGGCGATACGCGTCCGAGCATTGCCGCATTCAACGAGGATGGCTCCATCGATCTCACCTACGGCACCGATGGTATCTTCCAGGTCACGGGAAGCAATCCGGTGGGCAGTGGGCTGTGGATGGATGATGATGGAAGCGTACTGCTCTTCCACCGGCAAAGCAACATCACCAATGGACCTGGTGCCATCTTGAGGTTGACACCCGGCGGGCAACCCGACGCGGGCTTCGGCACCAACGGCGTGCTCCAGTCGCCGTTCGCCAACCGCGGTTTCGTGCATGGCTTCCGGCTCAGTGGCGGAGACCTCATCACCTACGGCGCGAACAACAACAATGGCAACGGCTCTGTGTTCCGCTTCAGCCTGGATGTGGAAGCGAACGCGTTGCCTGTTATCTCCTTCGACTTTCCGGACCTCACCGTGAGCGGCGGCGGCAGTGTTCAGTGGTTCCTCGATGGAACACCGATCGGCGGTGCTATGGCGAGCACACACACACCCACGCAGAACGGCACTTACACCGTGGAGATGAACTCCTTCGGCTGCATCAACACCTCGCCGCCCTTCCAGTTCCTGAGCACGGGCATCGCTGATGCGCAGGAAGCAGGCATCACTTTCCGTCAGGACCTGGCTGCTGGTGTGCTCTTCATCCAGAACAATGCGGCCGCCACCGACTGGTTGCTCGTTGATGCGAGCGGTCGCGCATTGCGCAATGGTGTGTTGCGCTCAGGAGCGAACGAGGTTTCTACGACCGACTTGCGCAGCGGGGTGTACGTGCTGCGCTGCGGTGGGCAGGTGCATCGGTTCGTGAAGCCTTAATGAAGACGAACGAATGAGCAGGCCCGCTTCAGAGGAAGCGGGCCTGTTTGCATTTGGGGAATAGCGTGTTGTTACGGATCACTAAAGTTGCTTCGCTTCGTGCTGATGCTCCATTTGAGTGCAGATGCGCGCTCACGATCGCAACCAAGGAGCAAGCCTCGGCTGGACCTTCGCCCCAGCTCCTGCCAGCACGTCGAACGAGTTGGAGAGGATAATGATCCACCGCAAGGCGCGTTGTAGCACCATGAAACCGGAACGCATGCTACTTCGGACTCTCGCCCTGGTTGTGATCGCAACGCTGATCCGATCCGATGCGATGAGCCAGATGACCCGGTTCGAAGCCGGGTTGCAGCTCGGTCCAAGCCTCAGCTGGTTGCGCGGCAACAAGGCGATCGACGGTACCGATGCCCTATTGGGCCCTGCCGCCGGCCTCTCATTGCAGTATAACACTTCTTCCGTGTTCGGGATCCGCCTCGGCGCGGGTTACCAGGAGAAAGGGTACAGCTCCGATGTCACCTTCACCGACATCAATGGCAACACGATAGGATCGGGGACCGTTCGTTACGAGCTGCACTATCTCAGCATTCCGCTGATGCTCCGTTTCGGGTTCGGCGAGAAAGTCAGGGTCACTGCCGGTGCAGGTGGTTACGCCGGCGTGCTGATGTCCGGGCAGCTCACGTCCAAGGGCTTCGACCTTGCGGACCAGACCGTGACCGACGATTTCGAGAACCTCGATCTCGGCATCTGCGCCAGCATCGCCGGGTCCTTTCCGCTCGGTGCACACTTCGGGCTGAACACAGAGGTGCGCTACGACAAGGGGCTCACCAACATCAGCGCGCTGCCGGTGGTGGACGATGGCAGCATCCGCACCAACGCGGTGAGCCTGCTTGTTGGTTGCAGCTACCGGTTCGGCAAGGCGATCTAGCTTCACCGGCGGCGTTGCGTTGCGCCGCAATGGTGATGCCCCTGCGTGTGTTGCTTGCCTGTGCCCTGCTCGGTGGATCGATCTTCGCCGGCGTGCTGCGTGCGCAGGATCATGCCGCGTTCGCCGATAGCATGCGCCTCGCGCACCGCATCCCCGAGCTCGGGTACGCCGTGGTATCGGCGGACAGCGTGTTGGAGCTGCATGTGCTCGGCACCAAGCGGGTCGATCGCGCCTGGCCCGCGGATGAGGACGACCGTTTCCGCATCGGCTCCAACACCAAGACCATCACCGCGCTCATCGCTGCACAACTGGTCCATCAAGGGAAGCTCTCGTGGGACACGCGCTTCTTCGACCTCATTCCGGAGATGCGCAAAGGCGCGCGCAAGGTGTACCGGCAACTCACCCTGCGCGACCTGCTCAGCTTCCGCACGCGGCTGTACAAGTACACCTACACCGATGCGGAACCCCGGCGCGAAGACCTCACCGGCGATGAAGCGGAACAACGGCGCCAGCTCGCGGCTTGGGGCTTCGCGCACAAGCCACTGCACACCAAGGACAGCATCAACTTCTCCAACCTCGCTTTCGTGGCCGCTGGGCTGATGTTGGAAAAGGCCAGCGGGCGCAGCTATAAGCAACTGGTGGGCGAGCTGGGCGCGCAACTCGGTATCCATTTCGACTTCGGTGCGCCCAATACCAGCGACACGCTTCAACCTTGGGGACACGATGCGCAACTTGTTCCGCAGCCACCTTCAACAGATCACAAGCTTGCTTGGCTCGAGGCAGCGGGCAACATCAATGTGAGCCTGCCCGAACACGCGCGTTTCATACAGGAACTGCTGCGCGGAGCGCAGGGTCGATCACCGCTCCTCCCACAGGCCGGGTTCGATGATCTTCTCTTTGGTCGGTCGCGCTTCGCCCTGGGCTGGTGGTGGGGTGTGGATGGACAGGGAAAGAGGCTGGCCTGGCACCAAGGCAACCCCGGCAGCTTTCTGAGCGTGGTGTACGTGCATGCCGATGTGGACCGTGCATACATCGTGTTCGCCAACGTGCAAAGCGATGATGCTGCGGAGGGAATGCGGGTGCTGTATGACACATTGAGCGCTGATCCCGGCCAATAGCGCGAGCCATCTACCTTCGCTCACAATGGCAACCAAGAGGAAGCCCCTCGACTGGCAACTCGTCCCCGCCCCCGAGTCCAAGGACCACGTGCATTGTCCGCCCCGTCGGTTCTAACTTTGGCCCGTCATGTCCGCCAAGCAAACTCATATCGGTTTGAGGGATACGCCAGCCTATACGATGGCTCAAGCGGCTCATTATTTGGGCCTGCCCTATAGCACGGTGAAGTCTTGGGTGGTCGGCCAGACCTACTACGATTCGAAGGAGCAGGAGAAATTCCTGAAGCCGCTCATTCATCCAGCTGACAAGGACGAGAACGTTCTCTCCTTTCGCAACCTCGTCGAGTTGCACGTCCTTTCCGTGACACGCAGGGAGTACAAGATCCCCATGCCACAGGTCAGGATCGCGATCGAGTACATCAAGAAGGAGATCGGGACGGCGCATCCGCTGTCGGATGTTGATCTGCAAACCGACGGTGTTGACCTACTGGTCGAGCAGCTCGGTCAACTTGTGGCCGCGAACAAAGGCGGACAAGTCACCATGCGTGATGTTGTTCTGCAGTATTTGAAGAGGATAGAGCGCGATAAGCATGGCGTCCCCCTCCGTCTCTATCCATTCACCAGAAAGGCGGCGTTCGACCAACAACCTCGTTTGGTCGTCATCGATCCTGAACTTTCGTTCGGCCGGCTCGCGCTCGCGGACATCGGTGTTTCAACTCGCATGATCGCCAATCGGATCAAGGCTGGCGAATCGATCGAAGATCTCATGGCGGATTACAACTGCTCTTCAGAGATGATCGTCGAAGCATTGCGGTGTGAAATGACCATCTCGGATGCCGCCTGATGCTTCCAGCGAACCGGAGATCGTCTTCTTTGTCGACCGTTGTCTAGGTCGGCTCAAGGTGGTCGAGGCTCTGACGGCCGCAGGCTACAAAG
Protein-coding sequences here:
- a CDS encoding VOC family protein, which encodes MSTSFKPDGYNSVSPYFIVPDAKRFVELMKALFNAKELRSYDMPDGTIMHAEMMLVDSVIMLGQASEKFPAVPIVMHVYVPDVDAAYAKALALGCEAVEAPKQRESDPDRRASFKDYAGNWWSVGTQL
- a CDS encoding DinB family protein, with protein sequence MNNTEQLFVRMALDAWNREIKATDVLLAKLSDEQLMREVVPGRNRGIYLLGHLAAEHDQMMPLLRFREAMHPELHKPFINEPDKAVADLPPLSLLRGHWKEVNSTLMDHIKQLPAGEWSTRHANITEEDFPKEPHRNRLNVLLSRTSHLAYHRGQLMLLSGK
- a CDS encoding ester cyclase, with the translated sequence MTKHLLLVFPLALLAACGGGSHPEHDKMMADHAALHAADSANKAATDQMKQGAQSFLDAWWTGKTDGLDGIMAQNFTTHMTIPGVTSSGIQKLKDMIAMSNAAFTDNKAEDQHLTAEGDRVIAHYRWTGKNTGSMGEGMPATNASVDVNCVDILRFENGKIVEHWGYMEEMKMMEQLGMMGGSGDPARK
- a CDS encoding response regulator — its product is MRNALPFLLLFVVRPASAQDTVPDTLGTDSARVVGLNKLCFKYSDLDPDKGLGYGRRALALAQRIGFPEGEAQSHGYIGYCLTRKSAFDSAQAAYERSIALYDRLKDPCGAAGMWYNVGLNHQMLQQEAQALEIFLRVLKTEEKCPTQQQRSTRLYAIGSVYANMQRYKEALPYYQEAIALDSAAHDTTRLAKEHVAIANAYSGTGRLEEALASHDRSVKYSLAIGDSLTVAYVHYNVSKILASKGDLPAAVERAELSYNLLVRLKRAAESAHAAINLANLYSKADRAKEADTAARHALHIADSLGLVSDRIYAMLAVATAKEGQGDASAALAWYKRYVHALEQSNTEERDRQLNEMTTRFETEKKEKALEASRLLETAARAETEHQRTLKFAYLGGAALLGVLLVLFIARFRSKRRAAEELERVNAEVLRQKDRAEESERAKDRFLANVSHEIRTPLNAIMGFTGLLLHEHRDERTTRYLTNIREAGDNLLVVINDVLDLSRIEAGRLQLVKEPFDLHRTVRLCAEILQHRAEEQGNTFTTNVAWDVPQWVMGDSARVLQVLLNLAGNALKFTQGGTVGVGVRMGAAGIRFTVRDNGIGIPKEKLPDIFDRFTQVDVNDQRKYGGTGLGLSIVKELVDLHKGNIHVHSAHGQGTTFTVDLPLVGSPAPAIASQRAVSTGNGSLASRTILVAEDNDMNALVTTETLRRYYPAAQTVVVRTGQEALDHMVADTDHDIALVLMDVQMPVMDGMTATRRIRAINGDAARVPIIALTASVLPSDLSRCLDAGMDACVPKPFKADELLRAIGQVTGDSGAPAGIGFDVHDPNVALYHWLVPQRLKALRTALAQDDAIEVRNIVHALRPQLIERDRATFDEPTARLLRDKDPQWKPNAQALVELVQTTLT
- a CDS encoding cupin domain-containing protein, which translates into the protein MAAGPYHWFLNTLVRVHVACDEGSDRISYIEHHVCQGESPPLHIHEREDEIFHLIEGNFTFRQGDTDVRKGPGDVIFVPKGTPHTFRCDSATGHFFSITTGRDFELFLRAMWRPAERAELPTPVAPSPADIEALGRAAAEHHMPVVGPPL
- a CDS encoding T9SS type A sorting domain-containing protein, which produces MRSWAAITAAVLACSCHAQLLTDAGAAITITAGTQLTVKGDVLATTGATVANAGNIDLSGNLTNNSGGQLFAPVAGTVIMNGATQTIDGTSVAAFDGLDLQCASLGLQQDVVVGGTYPAPAGVLQLRDAVVQLNTHRITVSNGASTAITRLNGQMVSESDPLTGYGEVEWHIGANTGNYKVPFGNGSAYLPVVLAISSAGTGPGTFIFATYPTDPFGAPNNRPLPTGMTVFTDLAGNENAHNVVDRFWPITTNGYTTAPTAILNFNYQDSEWNSGTNTIVEAALQAQHFNGSVWSQPPNGIVNTVQNVVITASTSSFDFVWALVQSSTPLPVELLHFDARPEEAEVLCTWATATETNNDFFTVERSADGETFSDIGEVDGAGQSQTTLAYAFSDDAPLDGLSYYRLRQTDFDGTETWSQAVAVWRGAPASELVLYPNPCGDELFFAGGSLPEERASILDATGRVVVDRATLAGARIDVSTLLSGSYIVQLSTEGGRRSARFLKR